In one Diceros bicornis minor isolate mBicDic1 chromosome 2, mDicBic1.mat.cur, whole genome shotgun sequence genomic region, the following are encoded:
- the PTPN23 gene encoding tyrosine-protein phosphatase non-receptor type 23, producing the protein MEAVPRMPMIWLDLKEAGDFHFQPAVKKFVLKNYGENPEAYNEELKKLELLRQNAIRVPRDFEGCSVLRKYLGQLHYLQSRVPMSSGQEAAVPITWTEIFSGKSVAHEDIKYEQACILYNLGALHSMLGAMDKRVSEEGMKVSCTHFQCAAGAFAYLREHFPHAYSVDMSRQILNLNVNLMLGQAQECLLEKSMLDNRKSFLVARISAQVVDYYKEACRALENPDTASLLGRIQKDWKKLVQMKIYYFAAVAHLHMGKQAEEQQKFGERVAYFQSALDKLNEAIKLAKGQPDTVQDALRFTMDVIGGKYNSAKKDNDFIYHEPVPALDTLQPVKGAPLVKPLPVNPTDPAVTGPDIFAKLVPMAAHEASSLYSEEKAKLLREMMAKIEDKNEVLDQFMDSMQLDPETVDNLDAYNHIPPQLMEKCAALSVRPDTVRNLVQSMQVLSGVFTDVEASLKDIRDLLEEDELLDQKLQEAVGQAGASLAVSKAELAEVRREWAKYMEVHEKASFTNSELHRAMNLHVGNLRLLSGPLDQVRAALPTPTLTPEDKTVLQNLKRILAKVQEMRDQRVSLEQQLRELIQKDDITASLVTTDHSEIKKLFEEQLKKYDQLKVYLEQNLAAQDNVLQALTDANVQYAAVRRVLSELDQKWNSTLQTLVASYEAYEDLMKKSQEGKDFYADLESKVTALLERAQSICQAREAARQQLLDRELKKKPPPRPTAPKPLLPRREEGEAVEIGDLPEELRSLPPDMVAGPRPPDTFLGTAVPLHFAPSPFPGSAGPGPHYLSGPLPPGTYSGPTQMLQPRVPQAPGHPAIAVVPGPALYPAPAYTPELGLVPRSSPQHGVVSSPYGGVGPPPAVTGLPSAPPPQFSGPELTMGVRPATTTVDSIQAPISSHAAPRPNPSPAPPQPCFPVPPQQPLPMPYTYPIGAKQPLPAQHHFSPGIPTGFPAPRVGSQPQPAQAAFGTLPPQQPLPLQHPHLLPPQAPGLVAPQPPYPFAPQPGVLGQRPPPLHTQLYPSPSQDPLPPHSGALPFSGPVPPQPPHPTLAYGPAPASRPLGPQAAPLSIQGPPPASQPTPSPHLVPSPAPSPGPGPVPPRPPAAEPPSCLRRSTVAADLLSSSPESQHGGTQPPGGGQPLLQPTKVDAAEGRRPQALRLIERDPYEHPERLQQLQQELEAFRGQLGDAGALDAVWRELQDAQEHDARGRSIAIARCYSLKNRHQDVMPYDSNRVVLRSGKDDYINASRVEGLSPYCPPLVATQAPLPGTAADFWLMVHEQKVSVIVMLVSEVEMEKQKVARYFPTERGQPMVHGALSLALSSVRTTETHVERVLSLQFRDQSLKRSLVHLHFSTWPELGLPDSPSNLLRFIQEVHAHYLHQRPLHTPIIVHCSSGVGRTGAFALLYAAVQEVEAGNGIPDLPQLVRCMRQQRKHMLQEKLHLRFCHEAVVRHVEQVLQRHGMPPPCKPSAGTSVSQKNHLPQDSQDLVLGGDVPISSIQATIAKLSIRPPGGLDSPAPSLPGPVEPPGLPPASLPESTQLSSSSPPTLSSPLPETPQPEEEQPVPEVPSLGPPSSSLELLASLTPEAFSLDSSLRGKQRMSKQNFLRAHNGQGLRAARPTDDPLSLLDPLWTLNKT; encoded by the exons GGGCACTGCACTCCATGCTGGGGGCCATGGACAAGCGGGTGTctgaggag ggCATGAAGGTCTCCTGTACTCATTTCCAGTGTGCGGCAGGCGCCTTCGCCTACCTGCGTGAGCACTTCCCTCACGCCTACAGCGTTGACATGAGCCGCCAGATCCTCAATCTCAATGTCAACCTTATGCTG GGCCAGGCTCAAGAGTGCCTTCTGGAGAAGTCGATGTTAGACAACAGGAAGAGCTTTCTGGTGGCCCGCATCAGCGCACAG GTGGTGGATTACTACAAGGAGGCATGCCGGGCCTTGGAGAACCCAGACACTGCCTCACTGCTGGGCCGGATCCAGAAGGACTGGAAGAAGCTTGTACAGATGAAGATCTACTACTTTGCGGCTGTGGCGCAC CTGCACATGGGGAAGCAGGCTGAGGAGCAGCAGAAGTTTGGGGAGCGG GTTGCATACTTCCAGAGTGCCCTGGACAAGCTCAATGAAGCCATCAAGTTGGCCAAG ggccagcctgatACTGTGCAAGATGCACTTCGCTTCACTATGGATGTCATTGGAGGAAA GTACAATTCTGCCAAGAAGGACAACGACTTCATCTACCACGAGCCTGTCCCAGCACTGGACACCCTTCAGCCTGTGAAAG gtgcCCCCTTGGTGAAGCCCTTACCAGTGAACCCCACAGACCCAGCTGTTACAGGCCCTGACATCTTCGCCAAACTGGTACCCATGGCTGCCCATGAAGCCTCCTCGCTGTACAG TGAGGAGAAGGCCAAGCTGCTTCGGGAGATGATGGCCAAGATTGAGGACAAGAATGAGGTCCTGGA CCAGTTCATGGATTCAATGCAGCTGGATCCTGAGACAGTGGACAATCTTGATGCATACAACCACATCCCGCCCCAGCTCATGGAGAAGTGTGCGGCTCTCAGTGTCCGGCCCGACACTGTCAGGAACCTAGTCCAGTCCATGCAAG TGCTGTCAGGTGTATTCACGGATGTGGAGGCCTCCCTGAAGGACATCAGGGACCTGCTGGAGGAGGATGAGCTGCTAGACCAGAAGTTGCAGGAGGCAGTGGGCCAGGCGGGAGCCAGCCTGGCAGTCTCCAAGGCTGAGCTGGCAGAGGTGAGGCGAGAATGGGCCAAGTACATGGAGGTCCATGAGAAGGCCTCCTTCACCAACAGTGAGCTGCACCGCGCCATGAATCTGCACGTTGGCAACCTACGCCTGCTCAGCGGGCCGCTGGACCAGGTCCGTGCTGCTCTGCCCACGCCAACCCTCACCccag AGGACAAGACTGTGCTGCAGAATCTGAAGCGCATCCTGGCAAAGGTGCAGGAGATGCGAGACCAACGCGTGTCCCTGGAGCAGCAGCTGCGTGAGCTTATCCAGAAGGATGACATCACTGCCTCGCTGGTTACTACAGACCACTCAGAGATTAAG AAGCTGTTTGAGGAGCAGCTGAAGAAGTATGACCAGCTGAAGGTGTACCTGGAACAGAACCTGGCTGCCCAGGACAACGTCCTTCAGGCACTGACAGACGCCAATGTGCAGTATGCGGCAGTGCGGCGGGTGCTCAGTGAACTGGACCAAAA GTGGAACTCCACACTACAGACCCTAGTGGCCTCTTATGAAGCCTATGAGGACCTGATGAAGAAGTCCCAGGAGGGCAAGGACTTCTATGCGGACCTGGAGAGCAAGGTGACCGCTCTCTTGGAACGAGCGCAGTCTATCTGCCAGGCCCGCGAGGCTGCCCGCCAGCAGCTCCTGGACAG GGAGCTGAAGAAGAAGCCGCCACCACGGCCCACGGCCCCAAAGCCGCTGCTGCCCCGCAGAGAGGAGGGTGAGGCAGTGGAGATAGGAGACCTGCCCGAGGAGCTGCGCAGTCTGCCCCCTGACATGGTGGCTGGCCCACGGCCACCCGACACCTTCCTAGGAACTGCTGTCCCACTCCACTTTgctcccagccccttccctggctctgCAGGACCAGGACCCCACTATCTCTCAGGCCCCTTACCCCCTGGTACCTACTCGGGCCCCACCCAGATGTTGCAGCCCAGGGTCCCCCAGGCACCAGGGCATCCTGCAATTGCTGTGGTACCTGGACCTGCTCTCTATCCAGCCCCTGCCTACACACCGGAGCTGGGCCTTGTGCCCCGATCCTCCCCCCAGCATGGTGTGGTGAGCAGTCCCTATGGCGGGGTAGGGCCACCCCCAGCAGTCACAGGTCTGccctcagccccacctccccaGTTCTCCGGCCCTGAGTTGACCATGGGGGTTCGGCCAGCCACCACCACAGTAGATAGTATCCAGGCCCCCATCTCCAGCCACGCAGCACCACGGCCAAaccccagccctgctcctccccagccctgcttCCCAGTGCCCCCACAACAGCCACTGCCCATGCCCTACACCTACCCTATAGGGGCCAAGCAACCCCTCCCAGCCCAGCACCACTTTTCTCCTGGGATCCCTACAGGTTTTCCAGCCCCAAGGGTTGGGTCCCAGCCTCAGCCCGCACAAGCAGCATTTGGGACCCTGCCCCCCCAGCAGCCCCTTCCGCTCCAGCATCcacacctcctcccaccccaggctccAGGACTGGTAGCCCCTCAACCCCCCTATCCCTTTGCCCCCCAGCCTGGTGTTCTGGGGCAGCGACCACCACCCCTGCACACCCAGCTCTACCCCAGTCCCTCTCAGGACCCGCTGCCCCCCCATTCAGGGGCTCTGCCTTTCTCCGGCCCTGTGCCCCCTCAGCCTCCCCATCCCACCCTGGCATATGGtcctgcccctgcctccaggcccctaggcccccaggcagcccctctcTCTATTCAAGGCCCCCCGCCTGCCAGCCAGCCTACCCCCAGTCCCCACCTCGTGCCTTCACCTGCCCCATCACCAGGGCCTGGCCCAGTACCTCCTcggcccccagcagcagagccacCCTCGTGCCTGCGCCGcagcactgtggctgcagatctGCTCTCCTCCAGCCCTGAGAGTCAGCATGGAGGCACTCAGCCTCCTGGGGGTGGACAGCCCTTGCTGCAGCCTACTAAGGTGGATGCGGCTGAGGGCCGGCGGCCACAGGCCCTGCGGCTGATTGAGCGGGACCCCTATGAGCACCCTGAGAGGCTGCAGCAGTTGCAGCAGGAGCTGGAGGCGTTTCGGGGCCAGTTGGGCGATGCAGGGGCTCTGGACGCTGTCTGGCGAGAGCTGCAAGATGCACAGGAACACGATGCCCGTGGCCGTTCCATCGCCATCGCCCGCTGCTACTCACTGAAGAACCGGCACCAGGACGTCATGCCCTATGATAGTAACCGTGTGGTGCTGCGCTCGGGCAAGGATGACTATATCAACGCCAGCCGTGTGGAGGGGCTTTCACCATACTGCCCACCCTTGGTGGCCACCCAGGCCCCACTGCCTGGCACAGCTGCTGACTTCTGGCTCATGGTGCATGAACAGAAAGTGTCGGTCATTGTCATGTTGGTGTCTGAGGTTGAGATGGAGAAG CAAAAGGTGGCACGCTACTTCCCCactgagaggggccagcccatggtGCACGGTGCCCTGAGCCTGGCCCTAAGCAGTGTCCGCACCACTGAGACCCACGTGGAGCGGGTGCTGAGCCTGCAGTTCCGTGACCAGAGCCTCAAGCGTTCCCTCGTGCACCTCCACTTCTCCACTTGGCCTGAGTT AGGCCTACCCGACAGCCCCAGCAACCTGCTGCGCTTCATTCAGGAGGTACATGCACATTACCTGCACCAGCGACCCCTGCACACACCCATCATCGTGCACTGCAG CTCCGGGGTGGGCCGCACGGGAGCCTTTGCACTGCTTTACGCAGCTGTGCAGGAGGTGGAGGCTGGAAACGGGATTCCTGACCTGCCTCAGCTGGTGCGGTGTATGCGGCAGCAGAGGAAACACATGCTACAGGAAAAA CTGCACCTCAGGTTCTGCCACGAGGCAGTGGTGAGACACGTGGAGCAGGTCCTGCAGCGCCACGGCATGCCCCCTCCGTGCAAACCCTCGGCTGGCACAAGCGTCAGCCAGAAG AATCACCTTCCTCAGGACTCCCAGGACCTGGTCCTTGGTGGAGACGTGCCCATCAGCTCCATCCAGGCTACTATCGCCAAGCTCAGCATCCGGCCTCCTGGGGGCTTGGATTCCCCAGCCCCGAGCCTGCCAGGCCCCGTAGAGCCCCCTGGCCTGCCGCCAGCCAGCCTCCCAGAGTCTACCCAGCTCTCATCTTCCTCCCCACCCACTCTCTCGTCACCCCTGCCTGAGACCCCCCAGCCTGAGGAAGAGCAGCCAGTACCTGAGGTCCCCAGCCTGGGGcccccctcctcttccctggAGTTGCTGGCCTCCCTAACTCCTGAGGCCTTCTCCCTGGACAGCTCCTTGCGGGGAAAGCAGCGGATGAGCAAGCAGAACTTTCTGCGGGCCCATAATGGGCAGGGTCTGCGGGCTGCCCGGCCCACTGATGACCCTCTCAGCCTTCTGGATCCACTCTGGACACTCAACAAGACCTGA